From Bradyrhizobium sp. NDS-1, the proteins below share one genomic window:
- a CDS encoding PilZ domain-containing protein, with product MALANKKFLPAAEERRRFQRVKVHLLGRYMLPDRREFPCQVINMSPGGLALLAPGIGNVGDRVVAYLDHIGRVEGKITRIIDNGFAMTIGATPRKRDKLAAQLTWLANRDILNLPEDRRHDRIVPRNPIAVLTLEDGTKMTCRIIDLSLSGAAIAAENRPPLKSTVLLGRVQGRVVRNLEDGFALEFVHAQPIETLEESVTAR from the coding sequence ATGGCGTTGGCGAACAAAAAATTTCTTCCGGCCGCCGAGGAGCGACGGCGCTTCCAGCGGGTGAAAGTGCACCTGCTCGGCCGCTACATGCTGCCCGACCGCCGGGAATTCCCCTGCCAGGTGATCAACATGTCGCCCGGCGGGCTCGCCCTGCTCGCTCCCGGCATCGGCAATGTCGGCGACCGCGTGGTCGCCTATCTCGACCATATCGGCCGGGTCGAGGGCAAGATCACCCGCATCATCGACAACGGCTTCGCCATGACGATCGGTGCGACGCCCCGAAAGCGCGACAAGCTCGCGGCACAGCTGACCTGGCTCGCCAACCGCGACATCCTCAACCTGCCCGAGGACCGCCGCCACGACCGTATCGTGCCGCGCAACCCGATCGCAGTGCTGACGCTCGAGGACGGCACCAAGATGACCTGCCGCATCATCGACCTTTCCCTGTCGGGCGCGGCCATCGCCGCCGAGAACCGCCCGCCGCTGAAATCGACGGTTCTGCTCGGCCGGGTGCAGGGCCGCGTGGTCCGAAACCTCGAAGACGGCTTCGCCCTGGAGTTCGTCCACGCGCAGCCGATCGAGACACTCGAAGAGAGCGTTACCGC
- a CDS encoding CynX/NimT family MFS transporter, producing the protein MRNRWGILAILFVVRLTIAFQFQSVAAVAPLLQDSFGVGIADIGILIGLYFTPGIVLALPGGAIGRALGDKPTTILALLLMTAGSLVMATTGIWGWQMAGRLVSGAGGVLLTVQLTKMATDWFAGREIATAMAIFVNSWPVGVGISLLVLPAIGTAYGAGAVFLAAGVLTAIGIALIMFYQPSPAVTVCAVASGWPDAPALLAVIVAGMIWGLYNVAFAMIFSFGPTLLTERGWSIAAAGSAISVVMWLSVISVPTGGYLADRGKPFVLTIAASLVVAALLAWLSRSDAVIIILILIGIIGGLPAGPMMSLAARVLAPETRALGMGVFYTLFYAAMMLGPALAGRLAKSAGTAAVAFDLGALTVLACPPLMLLFERIVSLRYRRKPILTRH; encoded by the coding sequence TTGCGCAATCGCTGGGGCATTCTAGCAATCCTGTTCGTCGTGCGCCTCACCATCGCATTTCAATTTCAGAGCGTGGCCGCGGTCGCGCCGCTGCTGCAAGATAGCTTTGGCGTCGGGATTGCCGATATCGGGATCCTGATCGGGCTCTATTTCACGCCTGGCATCGTGCTGGCACTGCCAGGCGGCGCGATCGGCCGGGCTCTCGGCGACAAGCCGACGACGATTCTGGCGCTCTTGCTGATGACGGCCGGCAGCCTGGTCATGGCCACAACCGGCATCTGGGGCTGGCAGATGGCCGGCCGCCTGGTCTCAGGCGCCGGCGGCGTGCTGCTTACGGTGCAACTCACCAAGATGGCCACCGACTGGTTTGCCGGCAGGGAGATCGCGACCGCGATGGCGATTTTCGTCAATTCCTGGCCAGTCGGCGTTGGAATCTCGCTTCTGGTGCTGCCGGCCATCGGCACCGCTTACGGCGCAGGCGCCGTGTTCCTCGCAGCGGGTGTGCTGACCGCGATCGGAATTGCGCTGATCATGTTCTACCAGCCGTCTCCGGCGGTAACGGTCTGCGCTGTCGCCTCCGGCTGGCCGGATGCTCCCGCCCTGCTGGCGGTGATCGTCGCGGGCATGATCTGGGGCCTCTATAATGTCGCCTTTGCCATGATCTTCTCGTTCGGGCCGACGCTGCTGACCGAGCGCGGCTGGAGCATCGCGGCGGCGGGCTCGGCGATCAGCGTCGTGATGTGGCTGTCGGTGATCTCGGTACCGACCGGTGGCTACCTCGCCGACCGCGGCAAGCCCTTTGTTCTGACGATCGCGGCCAGCCTCGTCGTGGCCGCCCTGCTGGCCTGGCTGAGCCGATCCGACGCCGTGATCATCATCCTGATCCTGATCGGCATAATCGGCGGGCTTCCGGCCGGCCCGATGATGAGCCTCGCCGCCCGCGTCCTCGCGCCGGAGACGCGCGCCCTCGGGATGGGCGTGTTCTACACCCTCTTTTATGCCGCGATGATGTTGGGGCCGGCTCTAGCGGGCCGGCTCGCCAAGTCGGCCGGCACGGCCGCAGTTGCGTTCGACCTCGGCGCACTGACGGTGCTGGCCTGCCCGCCCCTGATGTTGCTTTTCGAACGCATCGTGTCCCTCCGTTACCGCCGCAAACCGATCCTAACGCGGCATTAA
- a CDS encoding MFS transporter, producing the protein MKSVPYRLQFIAYVLAMMADNIEHVISYWVVFQKFHSPALAGFAVLSHWLPFLLFSVAVGGLADRVDPRRIIQCGMLLFIVASAGWGFFFLTDTIEMWHAMLLLVIHGCAGVLWQTPNQLLLYDLVGPADLPSAVRLNAMARYLGILVGPAVGGIIMLTLGTSHGIIFNTLFYLPMLLWLFWAPVRDNSVAVRRFAVRGLADIVLTIRAIGTQPVLTAMTWLAGLTSFLIGNAYHAQMPGYAGDLGHGDPGVSYSVLLAADAAGAVLAALALESWGRLKGTPRTAIMLAMLWSVALLGFAAVPIYPVAIALLFCAGFFELSFNTMAQALVQLNAPHDIRGRVVGLYNMAGLGMRAFSGITVGLSGAAIGIHWSLGLSAAVLLALLLLLQLRAAKPT; encoded by the coding sequence ATGAAGTCGGTGCCTTACCGGCTCCAGTTCATCGCTTACGTGCTGGCGATGATGGCCGACAACATCGAGCATGTGATCAGCTATTGGGTGGTGTTCCAGAAGTTCCATTCACCGGCGCTGGCGGGCTTTGCGGTGCTGTCGCACTGGCTGCCGTTTCTGCTGTTCTCGGTCGCGGTCGGCGGGCTCGCGGACCGCGTCGATCCGCGCCGCATCATCCAGTGCGGCATGCTGCTGTTCATCGTGGCCTCCGCCGGCTGGGGCTTCTTCTTCCTCACCGACACCATCGAGATGTGGCATGCGATGCTGCTGCTGGTGATCCACGGCTGCGCCGGCGTGTTGTGGCAGACGCCGAACCAGCTGCTGCTCTACGACCTCGTCGGCCCCGCCGACCTTCCGAGCGCAGTGCGGCTGAACGCGATGGCGCGCTATCTCGGCATCCTGGTCGGGCCTGCCGTCGGCGGAATCATCATGCTGACGCTGGGCACCTCGCACGGCATCATCTTCAACACGCTGTTCTACCTGCCGATGCTGCTGTGGCTGTTCTGGGCGCCTGTGCGCGACAACAGCGTGGCGGTGCGGCGCTTTGCCGTGCGCGGCCTTGCCGACATCGTGCTGACCATCCGCGCCATCGGCACCCAGCCGGTGCTGACGGCGATGACATGGCTCGCCGGCCTCACCTCCTTCCTGATCGGCAATGCCTATCACGCCCAGATGCCGGGCTATGCCGGCGATCTCGGCCATGGCGATCCCGGCGTCTCCTACAGCGTGCTGCTCGCGGCCGACGCCGCCGGCGCGGTGCTCGCCGCTCTCGCGCTCGAATCCTGGGGACGCCTCAAAGGCACCCCGCGCACCGCGATCATGCTCGCGATGCTCTGGAGCGTGGCGCTGCTCGGCTTCGCCGCGGTGCCGATCTATCCGGTCGCGATCGCGCTGTTGTTCTGTGCGGGGTTCTTCGAGCTGTCGTTCAACACCATGGCGCAGGCCCTGGTTCAGCTGAATGCGCCGCACGACATCCGCGGCCGCGTCGTCGGACTCTATAATATGGCGGGCTTGGGGATGCGGGCCTTCAGCGGCATCACGGTTGGGCTATCAGGCGCGGCGATCGGCATTCACTGGTCGCTCGGCCTGTCGGCAGCCGTGCTGCTCGCGCTGCTGCTTCTGCTGCAACTGCGCGCTGCGAAGCCGACGTAG
- a CDS encoding zinc-binding dehydrogenase — MQQIRVCTHAGPGSEPVIRTVPWPKVGRKAALIKVGACGVCGTDLHILKGHWPKPLPWPFTLGHELGGIIVECGEEFTEDFMSKPLTVGSKVMIPPLMPCGHCYYCIHYPQTANKCLTPVYYGRYLGFDKAPHMWGGWAEYVYVDLDMLPGTKIYKLPDDMSLRLGALSEPLTSCIRAFNRASRAGGFSWGDTVVIQGSGPIGILAVAAAKEMGAGRVICVGAPEEPRLKLAREFGAEATVNIEELKSPQERIARVRDIVGGFGADLVMDCSGHPTAGPEGIEMLRDGGTYVEMGQFTDAGSIDTSWHRICTKDLNVLGSWGFTGNDLPLGVDMLYRTRDKYPWLKMQTIYPFTEEGVAQAVKDAMAMKTVKSTIVPWPELVG; from the coding sequence ATGCAACAGATCCGCGTCTGCACTCACGCTGGTCCCGGCTCGGAGCCCGTCATCCGCACCGTGCCGTGGCCGAAGGTCGGGCGGAAGGCTGCGCTGATCAAGGTCGGCGCCTGCGGGGTCTGCGGCACCGATCTGCACATCCTGAAAGGCCACTGGCCGAAGCCGCTGCCTTGGCCGTTCACGCTGGGGCATGAACTTGGCGGCATCATCGTCGAGTGCGGCGAGGAGTTCACCGAGGACTTCATGAGCAAGCCGCTGACCGTCGGCTCGAAGGTGATGATTCCTCCGCTGATGCCCTGCGGCCATTGCTATTACTGCATCCACTATCCCCAGACCGCCAACAAGTGCCTGACGCCGGTCTATTACGGCCGCTATCTCGGCTTCGACAAGGCGCCGCACATGTGGGGCGGCTGGGCCGAATACGTCTATGTCGATCTCGACATGCTGCCGGGCACCAAGATCTACAAGCTGCCCGACGACATGTCGCTGCGGCTTGGCGCGCTGTCGGAGCCGCTGACCTCCTGCATCCGCGCCTTCAACCGCGCCAGCCGCGCCGGCGGCTTTTCCTGGGGCGACACGGTGGTGATCCAGGGCTCGGGCCCGATCGGCATTCTGGCGGTTGCTGCCGCCAAGGAGATGGGAGCAGGGCGCGTGATCTGCGTCGGCGCGCCGGAGGAGCCGCGGCTCAAGCTGGCCCGCGAGTTCGGCGCCGAGGCGACCGTCAACATCGAGGAACTGAAGTCGCCGCAGGAGCGCATCGCGCGCGTCCGCGATATCGTCGGCGGCTTCGGCGCCGATCTCGTGATGGACTGCTCGGGCCACCCGACGGCGGGCCCCGAAGGCATCGAGATGCTGCGCGACGGCGGCACCTATGTCGAGATGGGCCAGTTCACCGACGCCGGCTCGATCGACACTTCCTGGCACCGCATCTGCACCAAGGACCTCAACGTGCTCGGCTCCTGGGGCTTTACCGGCAACGACCTGCCGCTCGGCGTCGACATGCTTTATCGTACCCGCGACAAATATCCCTGGCTGAAGATGCAGACGATCTATCCGTTCACGGAGGAAGGCGTCGCGCAGGCGGTGAAGGACGCGATGGCGATGAAGACGGTGAAGTCGACCATCGTGCCTTGGCCGGAACTGGTGGGATAG
- a CDS encoding VOC family protein, protein MTKEHTPETTRRPRSPFHAIRAIDYTVIFVRDMAAMRRFYEDVLALSLLRELSPNWIEYGLGPNTLALARPSRTAADAPMPAGSASLQLAFKVSAADVDQCADELTRQGVALLSPPTNQSFGHRTLFFRDPDGNLLEIYAEI, encoded by the coding sequence ATGACAAAAGAACACACACCCGAAACAACCCGACGCCCTCGTTCGCCCTTCCACGCCATTCGCGCGATCGACTACACCGTCATCTTCGTGCGCGACATGGCCGCGATGCGCCGCTTCTACGAGGATGTCCTCGCCTTGTCCCTGCTGCGCGAGCTCTCCCCGAACTGGATCGAGTACGGCCTCGGCCCCAACACGCTGGCGTTGGCACGGCCGAGCCGTACTGCTGCCGATGCGCCGATGCCGGCGGGCAGTGCCTCGCTGCAGCTGGCGTTCAAAGTTTCGGCCGCCGACGTCGACCAATGCGCCGACGAGCTGACGCGGCAAGGCGTGGCGCTGCTGTCGCCGCCGACGAACCAGTCCTTCGGCCACCGCACGCTGTTCTTCCGCGACCCCGACGGCAATCTGCTGGAGATCTACGCGGAGATATGA
- a CDS encoding GDSL-type esterase/lipase family protein, which produces MTQSVMRRASESHYHRAGSTTPKILSTDFLSEECRMNAISKWLLSLVAAAALQLGAAQAATVVALGASNTAGKGVSSEQAYPAQLEALLRGRGLDVRVVNAGVNGDTTGGMMARLESAVPKGTKVVILQPGGNDARKGGADHTGEIKARLAQMGVKVIMLPNGMFRGKPHQPDGIHLTPEGYRMLAQQLAGPVAGALGR; this is translated from the coding sequence ATGACCCAAAGTGTCATGCGCCGTGCGTCCGAATCTCATTATCATCGTGCTGGTTCCACGACACCGAAGATTTTGAGCACTGATTTCTTAAGTGAGGAATGCAGGATGAATGCAATATCCAAATGGCTGCTTTCACTTGTGGCAGCGGCGGCTCTTCAGCTCGGAGCGGCGCAGGCGGCGACCGTCGTTGCCCTGGGCGCCAGCAATACCGCAGGCAAGGGCGTCTCGTCCGAGCAGGCCTATCCGGCCCAGCTCGAGGCTTTGCTGCGCGGGCGCGGCCTCGACGTTCGCGTCGTCAATGCCGGCGTCAACGGTGACACGACGGGCGGGATGATGGCTCGGCTTGAAAGTGCAGTCCCGAAGGGGACCAAGGTCGTCATTCTCCAGCCTGGCGGCAATGATGCGAGGAAAGGCGGGGCCGACCATACCGGCGAGATCAAGGCCCGGCTGGCGCAGATGGGGGTCAAGGTGATCATGCTGCCCAATGGCATGTTCCGGGGCAAACCGCACCAGCCTGACGGGATTCACCTCACGCCTGAAGGTTATCGGATGCTCGCACAACAATTGGCGGGCCCTGTCGCCGGTGCATTGGGACGATAG
- a CDS encoding DEAD/DEAH box helicase: protein MSFPALTPPLAKALAERNYDSPTPVQLAVLADEAADRDLLVSAQTGSGKTLAYGLAMAKDLLGETEQFAQAAAPLALIVAPTRELAMQVHRELAWLYGHAGGRVVSCVGGMDPRREQRELAAGAHIVVGTPGRLCDHLRRGRLDISELKAVVLDEADEMLNLGFREDMEFILETTPETRRTLMFSATFPRGIVALAKQYQQQAFRIEVAGDEGGHADIEYRAIRIAPADAEHAVVNVLRFYEAPSALVFCSTRDHVRHLQAALLERGFSVVALSGELTQNERTMALQSLRDGRARVCVATDVAARGIDLPSLDLVIHADLPNDAEVMQHRSGRTGRAGRKGTSVLLVPPARRRRAELLLNLAGVDAVWGTAPQADEIRKLDHDRMKDVLFTEETTADDLALAQALLAERSAEDIAAALARLYRARLPSPEDIIDPGERSGKPREDRGRDRFQGEGGDDRSARPRSKSGKAPSKHGMSETSVWFRAAIGRRKNAEARWLLPMICRRGGIDKRDIGAIRIMDTTTEFEISERVAESFAAKVKRPDKEDSIRIELMAEAPQRQERSEERSHAPRREAGEHRERRDERPREASGFKPRGKSHGERAPKFEEAPSFAKKKKHRPGHAEPSSVTPWPVKGAPGKKAKKKHRG, encoded by the coding sequence GTGTCTTTTCCGGCCCTGACCCCGCCGCTCGCCAAAGCTTTGGCCGAGCGGAACTATGATTCACCGACCCCCGTTCAGCTCGCCGTGCTTGCGGACGAGGCGGCCGATCGCGACCTCCTGGTTTCGGCGCAGACCGGCTCCGGCAAGACCCTCGCTTATGGCCTTGCCATGGCCAAGGATCTGCTCGGCGAGACCGAGCAGTTCGCGCAGGCTGCCGCCCCGCTCGCCCTCATCGTGGCACCGACCCGCGAGCTCGCGATGCAGGTCCACCGCGAACTCGCCTGGCTCTACGGGCATGCGGGCGGGCGCGTGGTCTCGTGCGTCGGCGGCATGGATCCGCGCCGCGAGCAGCGCGAGCTGGCAGCCGGCGCCCACATCGTGGTCGGCACGCCCGGCCGGCTCTGCGACCATTTGCGGCGCGGCCGCCTCGATATCTCGGAATTGAAAGCGGTCGTCCTCGACGAGGCCGACGAGATGCTCAATCTCGGCTTTCGCGAGGACATGGAATTCATCCTCGAGACCACGCCGGAGACGCGCCGCACCCTGATGTTCTCGGCGACATTCCCGCGCGGCATCGTCGCGCTCGCCAAGCAATATCAGCAGCAGGCCTTCCGGATCGAGGTCGCCGGCGACGAGGGCGGTCACGCCGACATCGAATACCGCGCGATCCGCATCGCGCCCGCCGATGCCGAGCATGCCGTCGTCAACGTGCTGCGCTTCTACGAGGCGCCGAGCGCGCTGGTGTTCTGCAGCACGCGCGATCACGTCAGGCATTTGCAGGCGGCACTGCTGGAGCGCGGCTTTTCCGTCGTCGCTCTCTCGGGCGAATTGACGCAGAACGAGCGCACCATGGCGCTGCAGTCTCTGCGTGACGGACGCGCGCGCGTGTGCGTGGCGACCGACGTCGCCGCCCGCGGCATCGACCTGCCGAGCCTCGATCTCGTCATTCATGCCGACCTGCCCAACGACGCCGAGGTGATGCAGCATCGCTCGGGCCGCACCGGGCGCGCGGGGCGAAAGGGAACGAGCGTCCTGCTGGTGCCGCCCGCCCGCCGGCGGCGTGCGGAGCTGCTGCTCAATCTCGCAGGGGTTGACGCGGTCTGGGGCACGGCGCCGCAGGCGGACGAAATCCGCAAGCTCGATCACGATCGCATGAAGGACGTGTTGTTCACCGAGGAGACGACGGCCGACGATCTGGCGCTGGCCCAGGCGCTGCTGGCCGAGCGATCGGCCGAGGATATCGCCGCGGCACTGGCGCGGCTTTACCGTGCGCGGCTGCCGTCGCCCGAGGACATCATCGATCCCGGCGAGCGCAGCGGCAAGCCGCGCGAGGATCGCGGCCGCGACAGATTTCAAGGCGAAGGCGGCGACGATCGTAGCGCGCGGCCTCGATCGAAATCCGGCAAGGCGCCGTCGAAGCACGGCATGTCGGAGACCAGCGTCTGGTTCCGGGCCGCGATCGGACGACGCAAGAATGCGGAGGCGCGCTGGCTGCTGCCGATGATCTGCCGCCGCGGCGGCATCGACAAGCGCGACATCGGCGCCATCAGGATCATGGATACGACGACCGAGTTCGAGATTTCCGAGCGGGTGGCGGAGTCGTTCGCTGCAAAGGTCAAGCGTCCGGACAAGGAAGACAGCATCCGGATCGAGCTGATGGCGGAGGCGCCGCAGCGTCAGGAACGTTCGGAAGAGCGGTCCCATGCGCCGCGGCGCGAGGCGGGCGAGCATCGCGAACGGCGCGATGAACGTCCGCGCGAGGCGAGTGGGTTCAAGCCGCGCGGCAAGTCCCACGGCGAACGCGCGCCGAAATTCGAGGAGGCGCCTTCCTTCGCAAAGAAAAAGAAGCATCGGCCGGGCCACGCAGAGCCGTCATCGGTCACGCCATGGCCCGTGAAGGGCGCGCCGGGAAAGAAGGCGAAGAAGAAGCATCGCGGTTGA
- a CDS encoding GNAT family N-acetyltransferase, protein MSKPHWRPAHASDLPAISAIAARVHPDLPERPEVFAEKMRLYPGGCRVLIAGDEIAGYGLAHPWKQHRIPPLDGLLARLPDDADCLYVHDVAVLPDSRGGVLRVYIAEIEELARASGIATLALVSVYATRPLWERLGFRPVTAEAELRAKLASYGESATYMLRDLAGP, encoded by the coding sequence ATGAGCAAGCCGCATTGGCGTCCCGCACACGCATCCGACCTGCCCGCGATCAGCGCCATCGCGGCGCGGGTACATCCCGACCTTCCTGAAAGGCCCGAGGTGTTCGCCGAGAAGATGCGGCTCTATCCCGGTGGATGCCGCGTGCTGATCGCCGGCGACGAGATTGCCGGCTACGGGCTTGCGCATCCCTGGAAGCAGCACCGGATTCCGCCGCTCGACGGGTTGCTCGCACGATTGCCCGACGATGCGGATTGCCTCTATGTCCACGACGTCGCCGTCTTGCCGGATTCTCGCGGCGGCGTTCTGCGCGTCTATATCGCCGAGATCGAGGAGCTGGCGCGTGCCTCAGGCATCGCAACGCTCGCATTGGTCTCGGTCTACGCGACGCGGCCGCTGTGGGAGCGCCTCGGCTTTCGACCCGTCACGGCGGAGGCGGAGCTGCGGGCAAAGCTCGCATCCTATGGCGAAAGCGCGACGTACATGCTGCGCGACCTCGCCGGGCCGTAA
- a CDS encoding DJ-1/PfpI family protein yields the protein MTWRILALSGVGCLALLAAIGGTWLFLLPGSPARGSAPAISKDETEATLAALKPPKRKRPLIAIVGINDMTETTDYLMPYGILARADVADVQTLATQPGPVALYPALKVQPHATIAEFDAAHPDGADYVIVPAMSPEDDATALQWIRSQAGKGAIVIGVCVGAKVVANTGLLDGRRATTHWYSLRDLQKHSAIRYIPDRRLVIDRGVATTTGITASMPMALTLVEAIAGRAKAEAVAQEIGLSQWDARHRSEAFQFTRPFALTAIAGTLAFWNREQLGIALTSGIDEVSLALVTDAWSRTYRSRALTFAATAEARASRGGLRILPDKVASDWPAKQTLPAAVDLPPARALDQTLHAIDARYGSRTADFVAMQLEYPR from the coding sequence ATGACGTGGCGCATTCTGGCGTTGAGCGGCGTCGGTTGCCTGGCATTGCTGGCCGCGATCGGCGGAACCTGGCTGTTCCTGCTGCCGGGCTCGCCGGCTCGGGGAAGCGCGCCCGCGATATCCAAGGACGAGACCGAGGCGACGCTTGCCGCGCTGAAGCCGCCCAAACGCAAACGTCCCCTGATCGCCATCGTCGGCATCAACGACATGACCGAGACGACGGACTATCTGATGCCATACGGCATCCTCGCACGCGCCGATGTCGCCGACGTCCAGACATTGGCGACGCAGCCTGGTCCCGTCGCGCTCTATCCCGCGCTCAAAGTGCAGCCGCACGCGACCATCGCCGAGTTCGACGCCGCGCATCCGGACGGCGCCGATTACGTCATCGTGCCCGCGATGAGCCCCGAAGACGATGCCACGGCCTTGCAGTGGATCAGAAGCCAGGCCGGCAAGGGCGCGATCGTCATCGGTGTCTGCGTCGGCGCCAAGGTCGTCGCCAACACCGGGCTGCTCGACGGCCGGCGGGCCACCACACACTGGTACTCGTTGCGCGATCTGCAGAAGCATTCCGCGATCCGCTATATCCCGGACCGCAGGCTGGTGATCGACCGCGGCGTTGCGACGACGACCGGCATCACCGCGTCCATGCCGATGGCGCTGACCCTGGTCGAGGCCATCGCCGGCCGCGCCAAGGCGGAGGCGGTCGCCCAAGAGATCGGTCTTTCGCAGTGGGATGCGCGCCACCGCAGCGAGGCGTTCCAGTTCACACGCCCCTTCGCGCTGACGGCGATCGCGGGCACGCTCGCATTCTGGAATCGCGAGCAACTCGGAATCGCGCTGACATCAGGCATCGACGAGGTGTCGCTTGCGTTGGTCACCGATGCGTGGTCGCGCACTTATCGCTCGCGTGCCCTCACCTTCGCGGCCACGGCAGAGGCGCGGGCGAGCCGCGGCGGTCTTCGTATCCTGCCGGACAAGGTCGCAAGCGATTGGCCGGCGAAGCAGACGCTGCCGGCAGCGGTCGATCTGCCGCCGGCGCGTGCGCTGGACCAGACGCTGCATGCCATCGATGCGCGCTACGGATCGCGCACGGCCGACTTCGTCGCGATGCAGCTCGAGTATCCGAGATGA
- a CDS encoding PAS domain-containing protein yields the protein MKHPSSRAFFAYWDKKRGAARAPDRADIDPAAVRGLLGDIFVLSCEPNLGFPFRVAGTRVCALAGSDLKDQSFAALFDDASRSEIEEITTVVADETLGVIAGVTAAHEDGSKAHLELLLLPFNARPHTPVSVTGVLAPFDDACGALSAFTLTSWRYLHQPEKLLPRAIRKLQIARGLMVYEGLR from the coding sequence ATGAAACATCCGTCGAGCCGCGCGTTCTTCGCGTATTGGGACAAGAAGCGCGGCGCTGCACGGGCCCCCGACAGGGCCGACATCGATCCGGCCGCGGTCCGCGGCCTGCTCGGCGACATCTTCGTGCTGTCCTGTGAGCCGAACCTCGGCTTCCCGTTCCGCGTCGCCGGCACGCGGGTCTGCGCGCTGGCAGGATCCGACCTCAAGGACCAGAGCTTTGCGGCGCTGTTCGACGATGCGAGCCGCAGCGAGATCGAGGAGATCACGACCGTCGTCGCCGACGAGACGTTAGGCGTGATCGCCGGCGTCACGGCCGCGCACGAGGACGGCAGCAAGGCCCATCTCGAGCTGTTGCTGCTGCCCTTCAACGCCCGCCCGCACACACCCGTGAGCGTGACGGGCGTGCTCGCGCCGTTCGACGACGCGTGCGGCGCGCTGTCAGCCTTCACCCTCACGTCCTGGCGCTATCTGCACCAGCCGGAGAAGCTCTTGCCGCGCGCGATCCGCAAACTGCAGATCGCACGCGGACTGATGGTGTATGAGGGCCTGAGATAA
- a CDS encoding rhomboid family intramembrane serine protease, whose translation MDSSQDSPPQGPRQDPQAEGPAVVEEAPREPVLTLPTALTAYIVLLAVIHLRVLLPPEIENWTIDVFGFIPKRYDSSLLNLEIPGGTGAKIWTFVTYSLLHANLTHLGFNVLWLLPFGSALARRFGAVRFFLFLAVTAAAGALAHLVTHEHAVAPMIGASASVSGAMAAAIRFAFVRGSFLSFNRSDADTAARVPALPLSRALRDGRVVGFLAVWFGVNIIFGVGAIGIDSETTSVAWQAHIGGFFAGLLLFTLFDPVPRMRSDAADASSQDVSDRI comes from the coding sequence TTGGATTCCTCTCAAGATTCTCCGCCGCAAGGCCCTCGGCAAGATCCTCAAGCGGAGGGGCCGGCGGTTGTCGAAGAGGCCCCGCGCGAGCCGGTCCTGACGCTGCCCACGGCGCTGACCGCCTATATCGTCCTGCTGGCGGTGATCCATCTGCGGGTGCTGCTGCCGCCCGAGATCGAGAACTGGACCATCGACGTCTTCGGCTTCATCCCGAAGCGCTATGATTCCTCGCTGCTCAATCTGGAGATTCCCGGCGGGACGGGTGCGAAGATCTGGACCTTCGTCACCTATTCGCTGCTGCACGCCAATCTGACCCATCTCGGCTTCAACGTGCTGTGGCTGCTGCCGTTCGGCAGCGCGCTGGCGCGGCGCTTTGGGGCGGTCAGGTTCTTCCTGTTTCTGGCGGTGACGGCGGCGGCCGGCGCGCTCGCCCATCTCGTCACCCATGAGCACGCGGTGGCGCCGATGATCGGCGCCTCGGCCTCGGTGTCGGGCGCGATGGCCGCCGCCATCCGCTTTGCCTTCGTCCGCGGCAGCTTCCTGTCGTTCAACCGTTCGGACGCCGATACCGCAGCAAGGGTTCCGGCGCTGCCGCTGTCGCGCGCGCTGCGCGACGGGCGGGTGGTCGGCTTCCTGGCGGTGTGGTTCGGCGTCAACATCATCTTCGGCGTCGGCGCGATCGGCATCGATTCCGAAACCACGAGCGTCGCCTGGCAGGCGCATATCGGCGGCTTCTTTGCCGGCCTGTTGCTGTTCACCCTGTTCGATCCGGTGCCGCGCATGCGAAGCGATGCTGCGGATGCGTCGTCACAGGACGTTTCAGACCGTATTTGA
- a CDS encoding CBS domain-containing protein: MTVRSILNTKGHQIMSVGPDAKLAAAVKLLADKKIGAVLVMDQSRLEGILSERDIVRVLGERGAGVLEEPVAQVMTRKVVTCKETDTVAEIMEMMTSGKFRHLPVIDNGKVVGLISIGDIVKRRVQEYETEQEALRDYIKTA; the protein is encoded by the coding sequence ATGACGGTACGTTCCATTCTGAACACCAAGGGTCACCAGATCATGAGCGTTGGGCCCGACGCAAAGCTGGCGGCCGCGGTCAAGCTGCTCGCTGACAAGAAGATCGGCGCGGTGCTGGTGATGGACCAGAGCCGGCTCGAAGGCATCCTGTCGGAGCGCGACATCGTCCGCGTGCTCGGCGAGCGCGGCGCCGGCGTGCTGGAGGAGCCGGTCGCTCAGGTCATGACCCGCAAGGTGGTGACCTGCAAGGAGACCGACACGGTCGCCGAGATCATGGAGATGATGACATCGGGCAAGTTCCGCCATCTGCCCGTGATCGACAACGGCAAGGTGGTCGGCCTCATCTCGATCGGCGACATCGTCAAGCGCCGGGTCCAGGAATACGAAACCGAGCAGGAAGCCTTGCGCGACTACATCAAGACGGCCTGA